The DNA sequence gaatgttaaagctgcaggaaaggtacttattcagtctaaggaaagttctatacatctttggcatcattccaaattgccttaaactactagtgttaatttcctgattaaccaaaagtagttgccaaagatatagaatccggtatcccaagagagtagacatatagagaggaatttcacattatcaatgattttgcgattaaggaagagtaatggtggagaaaaggttgtgtttaattcaacctttcagatcctattacgaggagtttactactactacacttgatttgtatatcaaggtgttgagattatttgaaacgcactttttgttttatattagtgcaagtgggagtttgttgggttttatgccctaaataaaactcatttcaatataatcagatttacttcttaatatagatcagaaataacatttaatgttgcatggttcacatgatttatttcatgattatatgtacataatgtatagattcatctgaaacccttttcacatacttgatccggtttattgtgccgtcaacacattggaaagtaaacatgactatgtgaataaagtttcctagatttatcagacacagggttttactgatatgataatctacaacaagagtttacttgtatttggagaaatactatgttctttccagagcattggttaaagtaaagctcaggttggatgcatggagtatgcatcggaagggaccgatattgaactttgacttagatttattaaacttaccgtaaaatctattcaagtcaatatcgcctagttgatactagatcaaatgatcttaatcctgttatgattaggctcaatcttgaaaggctattcgtgttctttgatttgttagttaagcctacttttaggtcagggtgatacgtactttttgggaacacggtagtgcaattgagtgggagcgctagcataaacatggaatctatagcttctatctggcgaatagtaagcaaaggatgatcaccttcaagcttgaccaaacgaaaataaatggtggagatctcatttcacataagctgaaatatcatttatacggggtcaagtgttttaaggataaaatacatagtagggtgttacggtaatttaatccctttactgtgtatatcattcatatagaggataattgatcaaattaggattataacaatggataactaatgatgtgtctatatggtggaacatatagagcattctatatactgagagtgcaattctaagttctatgcgtggattcaacgaagaattaataagttagtgaattttagtgctaaattcttgatctacttattggaagctcggttatatagacccatggtccccccactagttgagataatatttcttgtaagactcatgtaattggttttgattaatcaattataattctcaaattagactatgtctatttgtgaatttttcactaagtaagggcgaaattgtaaagaaagagtttataggggcatatttgttaattatgatactttgtatggttcaattaataaatatgataaatgacaatattatttaataattatttatagttattaaataattagaattggcatttaaatggttgaattaggaaattggcatttttgagaaaatcagatgcagaaaaggtaaaactgcaaaattacaaaaagtgaggcccaaatccactagtatagggccagccacttttgtaagaaatttaaactgatattttcattattttaatgccaaataattcaaacctaaccctagtggaatgctataaatagatagtgaaggcttcaggaaaattacacttaaatttttttatttttccttcagagaaaaacctgagcctttctctctccctatctttagctgccacttcttctttctcttccctcttgaatttcgaaaatcttagtgtgagagtagtgcccacacacagcaagtgatacctcaatcatagtgaggaagatcgtgaagaaagactttcagcaagaaggagtttcagcatcaaagattcagagaaagagatccaggttcagatattgataatgctctgctacagaaagaaatcaagggctagatatctgaacggaaggagtcatttaattccgctgcacccaatgtaaggtttcttaaactttatatgtgtttaatttatcgttttagaaagttcttatttaggatgttaataaacatacttgtgagtagatctaagatcctggtaaaataatttccaacaaaaatatctacaaaatgtataaattaaaGACACATCATCGAATATACGTTGAATAACATCGAACAAGTATCATGAAGCACTTGAACAAACTACATAactgttagcccaagatatgtttccaagagggggtgaattagaaatttaaactaatttttctgtaaattaaaacttttaacacaaaattaagcaattaaacacttaatcaaataaatgcAAGTAATATAttataacaaataatcaaacttgtaaagtaaagagtttaagggttAGAAattgcaaactctcgatttttacaaggttcgctAGAACTAAgtcacctacgtccttggtctttaaatctatggacctagctttgagttccaatatcgagccatgttaacgggcttgactaacccttacaaccgagAAATTTTTCACCAAGGTTTTTCTCAAATCtctcacaatagttttcttccaaggactatcaacctctccgaattgttgaagtgccaatctcacttttcTCAAGTTGTTTACAAAATCAGTGTCAACCTCACCTACAATCGACTTGTTTttctaccggtgccaacctcacctctcaatacaatgaatatataattttgaaatacaaagcaaactctCTCTAATAAGATGAAAAGCAATGTAAAATCCTATAGAGAATTGTAAGAACActagagaagataagaacaagtttggctcaagtgtgtgtggttagtgtgtttatgaaaagatgataattctttagtttagaacacttagaatgatgttatatgatgaatagaagctcaaccaactttaatttttgagtgaaaaatgagtttatatagtgtaggaatgactactagccgtttatagccgttggaCGCAAAAAAAGAGACTGCCACTGGGCAAACCGGTTCACCGGTTTCTAAATCAGTTAACCGGTTTCTAGTGAACTGGTTAACCTCTTTGAAACTGGTTAACTTGATTCCAGGTAGTGggaaaagtttaatttttcgcACTAAAACGACCATAACTctctactcgattatccgatttcaaaaattctaattttgttctcttagttaaataaaatttgatttagaaagtcaatcaaaaaaaaattgaaccgTCGGGTGAGAAAAATGgtcgcacaagttagtgagtGGGCTAAAATTTGTACTTATAAATCCTAGTGTACTATGCTAATCACTTTAGCAAGACTAAagcaaatttataccatttgattgtGTGTAGTCTTAATGTAGATGAGCTTCCTAGCTTGATTTCCATATTTTGATCCAAAGTTGACATTTCCCGAcagttgactttgactttgactttcgggttgacttttgactttgagcttttgaagacctcttttgaatagggtcttgaattcttgatcccttgatgaatcttttgctcttatgaagtatgaagtagttgatatacttgttgaatctatttttctttattatgtttgactttaccgagcaaatattgatactttgtgaattttcttgtaaaatgatcaagaaaagattagtaacaaataataattaaatatttatttatcatcaaaataagCGAGTGATTGAGTTTTGCTCAACAATAACTTCTTATGTATCGAACATGCATCATGTAACAATCGAATATGTACTATAACTAATCTATATCAAGCAGATATCCAACACTAATCGAAATATCATCCCCAATCTCTGAAAATACTAATCATCAAGTAAGCATCGAATGCATCAAATTTTACgcgaaaaaataaaaggaaccCAAAAATGCGGATCTGATGCTCCAGCCAACAAATAGACAAAACACAcacgtaaatatatatttaaggtACAAAACAACAATATACTTGAACAAAATTAAGATTAATAACAAATTTAGCACAAAATCACATACCCATTTCTTTTCCACCAAAAAACAATCCAAAATCTTGAAAACATTGACCTTCTCCTCCGATCTTGTGATAAGGCTCTTTCTTGATTGAAATATATTTATCTTTCACAGATAATAGCTTTGAAAATTAATCTAATGGGGATATTTTTTTGGGTGTAGAGAAGAGAGAAAATGTTTGGAgtgaaaagagaaagagaaaagatAAGAAAGGAAAAGCGATAGGGTAAATGGAATATTTTGGGATTTACACAAAAGGGTACATATATTTGAGATTAGGGGTATATGTCGGCTGGTTTAGGTTACATTTTTTTCAACTCAACGTAAAAATTGGGTTACAAAAATCTTAGTGCAACCCgtccaattaagaaaaaaatttaacctGCCCAATGAATTTGTCAGTTTGGTTGGGTTAACCCATCCAAACTGAGcaataatgtttatttttttgctttcacattcaattgctatattttagttaattatgataatgcgataaatatatcaattgaatttaaagttcaaatcaactcttatgaaaaaataatagtagtttaaatttttttattttttttataaatatgtatataaattatattatgtatagattatatataataaaaacatatttatatataaaagaaaccCTCTTAATTGATTGGGCAgattgatattatttttaactcGCCCAATACAAAAATTGGAcgggttatatttttattgggtTTTTTAATTTGCATTTTTCATCGAAttatttcgatttaatttgggCAAATTGTTTAAATGGGATggcttacaattttttttataaaatagtatttgagaatgtgtaaaaaaatttatttatttatttttattttggtgtAAAATTATGCAGTTAAAATTTTGACTCCCATATTTACACCCTAATAGAGCACATGGGGAAAGAAAGGATAGAAATGTAAATGCAGAAACGTGAATGGACAAGAGGATCCTGATTATGATATCCATCAATTTTTCTAAGGGGTGTTATATTTGCaccccataaaattataaataaacctcattattaaaaaaaatataaacttaaataatttttaaaaattattcttaatatttttttaaaattttttccttacattattttatgttaattttaatacttattttgatttcattttcataattttttttaactcatgtaaatatttatttatttttttctgagaaaatttcatataattttttattttaatttttttgtcataatttttaaaatataatttaattttgtttgataggtatattttttaagaatataaattgaaagaaaaaagttaaaaatacttagtacaattaaagatataaattttatataaaataaaaattattaaaatagggtGTACTTAGGAATTTTTgttgtgtaaataaaatttccctttttCTAATCTCTCCGCTAATCATTATCCAAGCAAAGAGCTCGAAACCTATAGCTATTTTGTCGAGTAGCTAAAACTTGTCCGAAAGCAATGGGACCACGTCaccaaatattattaattttataagaaAACGAAAAGAACAATCCCACGTTCCATTTCTGCGCGTGAAACCAAATCCCTCAATCCATCAAAATATCTTCCTCCTCTCGATGACGTGGTGTTAGAAAAGATAATTAAAGATCAGCCAATAGCGGGTCCCATCTCGTGACCCGACGAAaacacaataaaataaaatgaaaagagTTGCCACGTTAGCTAGTGTTACTGTATGCGCGTCCTTTTATATATTACCGTATTTCCTCTTTCATAAATTAACGAATCCCCAATAATCCCAAACGTGTACTCGCCCACACTTTATCACTCTCTGcccctctttctttctttctttctttcattttttgctATAAGCTAATTAAGCTCATCAGACtgatagagagaaaaaaaacaaaGGCTCTTTATTTGTTTccattttctgttttttgtgcACTGTGAGAAAGAAAGAGCGAGACAGAGAATCGGGGCATATGGGTATGGAGGCGACGACGAGCAACAACGTCATCGCACCGTTCGTTATGAAGACTTATCAGATGGTCAATGATCCGATGACGGACAGTCTGATCTCTTGGGGTCACGCCAATAACAGCTTCATAGTCATCGAACCTTTAGATTTTTCTCAGAAAATTTTACCTGCTTTTTTCAAGCACAACAATTTCTCCAGCTTTGTTCGCCAGCTCAATACTTACGTACGTCACTATTACTGCTttaagataatatatttatatttttgttataattgttAATCAATTTAGTCAAATACTTGAACAGGGGTTTCGAAAGGTCGATCCAGATAGATGGGAATTCGCGAATGAATGGTTTCTTCGAGGCCAAAAGCATTTACTAAAGAATATCACGAGAAAAAAGCACTGTAATAATAACAGTGGAAGTAGTAGTACtaacaccaccaccaccaccagtaACCGGGGAGTAATTTCCCACACTACTTTCTCAGCTTCCAAACAGCTTGACCCGACAGAACTTGACGATGAAGAGATAGTCATGGAGATAACAAGGCTTAAGGAAGAACAGAGAACTTTAGAGGAAGAGCTTCAGGGGATGACGAAGCGACTCGAGACCACTGAAAGACGACCCCAACAGATGATGGCCTTTCTCTATAAGGTCGTTGAGGACCCTGATATTCTCCCTCGTATGATGACCCAGAACAAAAACCACCTCACCGAAAAGAAACGACGCCTAGCAATATCCTCTGCCACGACCTCTTCTAATTCCTCCGGAGGCGGCGCCGCTACTGCCCCCACTACTGCCGCCGGGACGAGTACTAACAACTCGCTCAAGACCGAGGACGAAGACGACGTCGTTGCAAGCGAGGCAGGTTTCGAATTGGACAGCTTTTATAATTTTAACCAGTCTTCATCTTCATCGCCGGAGTATCCACCGCAGCCGAGATGGGGTGCCCAGCGGCCAGCCCGGTTTATTTCTCAAGAGGGTTTTTATAATGGTTACCCCGGGAATAGCCAAAACCCGATATCGGCCGTTTCAGTAAGTAGGGTACCGGAATCCATGGCGGCGATGGCGTCATCATCTATGCCGGCTCCGGCGAGATTTGTTTCTGGATATGGGAATGGTAGTAGTAGTAATAGTAATAGCAATAGTGGGCAATTAGGTTATTTTACAGGAGTAGTGGCTGGGATGGAATCCAGTGATCCAGCTCCACCGCCTTATCCATTTTCATTGTTTGGAGGTGGTTTTTAATTCGTTATTAGTTAACTTCACACCGTACTAtattgtttctttttctttctttctttttttctatcttttatttttaaaaaattttgctctgtatttctttctttttatcttattttaaacttCATTTGCTTTGTAAACAAAAGATTAATAATATGTTCAAATATTATATGTCGCCAATGGAACTACCAATTGCATGAAATTCTTGTTTAATTTATGTTTTGAATACACCTGGTGATCTTATATATATCGAAGTGGATACAAAAACAAATATTTCTCTTGTTTTGCGGGAATAAAATCAGCACTTTGTcttatctaatttttttaagcACTTTATTTGGTACACTACCTATTTTTCCTTTCAGgccttttctttttaattttcaatttatagaTCATTCCTTTTGTGGTgtattatatttctatttttagaGGTATGGATGGAAAGTGCCCTTGTTATATGGCTTCAATACTTTGTTGAGAATTATGAGTTACTTTATATTTTATTCATGTATTGTCCAATACATACACTTATTATTtagataaaataatataatttatcattcaattatgtttattttgtcCATAGAGTTAGGTGTCTTAAAGATGATTAACAATATTATGTTTctttccatattttttttttatgattatgacatgtttaaattatacatattatttatacacaataatatataaataataatctcaccataaaataaatactatatttaatGTGAttttatcaataaaaaaatatatcaataattttgtgtcCCACTAATTTTAACAACAAACATTTATCaataataacatttatacctaTAGTTACTAAAAAATCAATATATTTATAAGCTTGTATAATAACTTATAAGTTAGACTTCTTCAAATGAACTAAAACCAAAAATTGTATTTCCTTTGTTCCGTTCCTGTTACTATTCTATAACTAGTTAATTTGAAAGCTTTTCAACGGCTACAACCTCCTACCATCTACTCCTAAATTTAGTAGTTGcgaataaattatatatatattttggtgttTAGTTAatgacaataataaaaaaaaaaatctaattagtgACTGTACATTTATAGACATACATGTCCTCATATAAAATTTGTTTGGATTGATTtcaattttttgtattttttaataattacttgGACTCGTTGTTTAATTACACTTGTAATTAAGTAGAAATTAAtgcttttttactttttaaattaaaaggagAAAGTACAtaactttaaatattttttttttgcaagtaCATAACTTTAAATTTGTCTATCAAAAGctttcaaatataattttttaacttttaattgGTTATAAAAAGTagggaaatttgcggcaaaagtcctcaaaaaattcatgttgatgcagattagtcctcaacctccaaaaatagcggcaatagtcctcAAGGTCTCACTTTTTATTTGTCCATTAGTCCtaattttaactgagccgtttttttttttaaaattgccacgtgtcaaaatattattaatccaaattattattttaattttaaaaaaataaaaaataaaaaataaaaaataaaaataaataaataaataaattattaaaaaatgattttttttctttcttttttttttcctttttcttttctttttctttttctttcttttcttcttcttcgtcttcttcttcttctcactgCACCCTAACCCTAATTCTAACCATCTAACACCATCAACATCCTTTCCCTTCTTCATCTTCTACCCAGCCACACAATCGACATCCTTTTCATCCAGCCACACCATCGACGTCTTCTTCATCTAGTCACACCCCGACTCCCAACCCCCACCCACCCTTCTCTCGTTAAATTTTGTGGCGAAACCACATCATCCATCTACAGATCGCAACTGCCCTAAGTCGCCTGAAACTCCATCGTCCAGGTCTCCATATCCAGCTTCGATTCATGAAACCCAAATTGAAAAACTCGTTAAGGGAAACTCGCGAGATCCCAAGTCACCGCCATCTTTGATTCGTGAAAGCCCAAGCTCCGATATGCTAATTTTTTCTATCCCCATAAGCTTTGGGCCTTGTCTGTAGCCAGCCCCACCGTTGAAGACTCACCTTGCCATGGCTCCGATGTGGGCATTTTTGAAGCGCAACGAGCCAACCTCCATTTTTGGATTTTGGATCAATGATGGTGGAAGGGGGAGAAAGAGATAAGATGATGAGCATAaagattgaaaataataaaaaaaaaaaaataggcgaCTGGTTGAGGAATCGGGATGGGCAGTGAGCAGCATGTTCTTGGGCCTCTCAGTAGTTGTGTTATCCATGGCCATGGATGGGTTGGATTGGTGCCccatgaagaagaaggaggagaaACAcaaacagtgaagaataaaataagaaaataaaaaattatattaaagtttttatttatttatttttaattaaaattaaaatttggacCAATAATATTTCAACACGTGGTATTCTTGACAGTATTTAACAGGGCTGTCAAACTGGGTATCGACGGACAAATAAAAAGTGTGACCTTgaggactattgccgctatttttgGAGGTTGGGGACTAATCTGCATCGACGTgaactttttggggacttttgccgcaaatttccctAAAAAGTATAAGGACAATAACAttggaaatttgattttttatgcttacataTTCTTAAGATTTTTCCCCTAAACtcataatatttgatatttgtgggatatgacacattttataatatccctaaaataccccctATTTACATTAccccctctcttttcttctctctttatTTCACTACACTGTCAACCATCAGGCCCACTATCGGGCCcaccatcgggcccatcggacccatcgggccatgtcaaattctatttttttacacATGCAATCGGGCTCCATCGGGCCCACCATCGGGCcaaccatcggacccatcggaccatatcaaattctatttttttacacATGCATCGGGCCCACCATCGGGCCTACTATCGGGCCTTTGTCTTCCTCAATTTTTTTGTGTTACCATCGGACCGGCATCGGGCCTGCATCGGGCCCGAAGAAATCAAATCCCAAACCCAGATTTTGCCCAAATCACATCCGACGAAAAAAAAGAGGGTTGGTGAGGGTGAAATGGTGAGAGAACAACCGAGAGAgatagaggaagagagagagagttgaggtttgaaaatgagaggggtattttgggtttattgtaaagtggtcatatttttaaaattttaaaatgtattaGATTAGGGAAaattttttaaagtattttatgcatattttttcaaattatttcaCGGTGGTGAGACGCATGTAAATCACATTGTTCTTAGTTAGATTTATATCTAGTTTaaattcatatatttattttcttattgttGATCGTTTTTGTTAAAGACGTGTGTTATTTTTTAAGAGTAATTCATAAGAAAAATTGACATTCTGCAAGTGGGCCCTTACTAGGTGCATTTTTAACTCGTACACTAAATTTAATATTAcactattattaaatttaatattaaaaaacatTTGCACtccaattaaaataataaaaattatactaaaaaatCATTCATTAtcatattattttctttaatataataaaaaaaagtgatgCATGCTACAATTTGAGCATTGTTTCTAACATattaaattttctaaatttttcaaaatttacaaaatattttaaataattataatgtatacgactataaaaaaaattaaagtaaaaaaaattttcaacaaaataaataaaggtaTATATTGAAAAAAGAGTGAATGTCGTTGCTACAATGCCACAACATATATATCATGCACTGTAGTCACACAACAAATTTGATGAGATAATATTGAAGTCTCCTTAAATACAAATGCAACTTCAAACCACCTAATTGCGGTCTCCTTAGAGCTACTTTAAGGACTTATTCCCAAAGACATGCATCTATTCTTGAAGAAGTAAGCCCCTATAGAAGGATGGTAGTCTACTTCGGACCTAAATTGCTCCTTCCATTTACATTCCACTCCCAAATTAGATACGTTACTCGCCCAAAGAAAAGGTCCTTCACATGCAATAGTACTATTGCTACTCTATCTCTAGAGTAGAGGACTCCATAATTCCACTTTCAGGGTGGAAGGCTTCTAAACATTTCTTGGTATACTCGTGTGGGCACTGGACTGCCACTGCCTCTAACACAATGAGTGACACACTATATGTTGTTCTTCCTCAAAATGCACACACTTTTCCTATGCCTACATATACAGAGATAATCAATGCTTATTACTATTGGGAGTCTGTTGGTGATGATTTCTGCAATGCGGTATCCGACTTCTTTGAATCTGGCATAATGCATGGAGGTATTAACTCGACAAATGTGGTTCTCATCCCAAAAATTCAGAACCCGAAAAGACCTAACGACTTCAGGCCTATATCTTTGTGTAATGTGCTGTACAAGGTTATATCCAAAATAGTTGCAAATAGAATTAAACCTATCCTTCCTTCGATAATATGCCTTACTCAAGCGGCCTTTGTCCCGGGTCGGAACATACAGGATAACAATGTGATTGTGTAAGAGATCATCCACTCCTTCAACAGGAAAAGAGGAAAAGAAGGATATTTTGCAATTAAAATTGATCTTGTTAAAGCTTATGATAGGTTAAACTGGGAGTCCATTGATCGTGCTCTCGATTGGTTCGGTTTCCCCCAGAAACTTCGTAATTGGGTTTCTCAGTGCATTTCCACCACCTCACTGAATGTTTGCCTTAACGGTGGAATGGTGGGAAAGATTAAGCCCTCGTGTGGGCTTCGCCTAGGCGACCCTCTTTCTCCCTACCTCTTCATTTGTGCTGCTGAAATTCTGTCTAGACTATTGGAAGAGGGCCTGAGGAAGGGCGACTTTAAGGGCATAAAGTTAAGCACGGGAGGGTCGATCCTATCGCACTTATTCTTTGCTGATGACTTAATTCTGGTTGGACGGGCCAATGTGAATGAAGCCAAATGCTTTTGGAATTGTTTGGAAAAGGTTTGCTCCTGGTCGGGTCAACAAGTGAACAAGCTCAAAACGTCAATCTTCTTCAGCAAGAATACTCCCAATGGAATGAGAAGAGGCATCAAGGATATGTTGGGTATTGGCTCTCAGGAGGGTGTCATTAATTATTTGTGTTTGCCTCTTTTCAGATCAAGACAAAAGGATGCAGATTTTCAATTTCATCCTTGATAGACTTACATCCAAATTGCAGGGATGGCAAAGACCCTGATTAAATTTGTTGGCCTATCGCTTCCGATTTATGCCATGCAAACCACCAAACTTTTTGATCGCATGGTTAAAAGGATAGATGGTCTTGTCAGGGACTTTTGGTGGGGTTTTGAGAAGGGAAACCATGGCCTGCATCTAAGAGCTTGGGATAAACTTTGCCTTCCAAAGTCTCTTGGAGGTCTtggttttcagaaaacaaaaaaaatgaatcTAGCCTTCCTGGCTAAGTGGGGATGGAAGATTCTCAATGGTTGTCAATCTTTATGTTGCAAATTACTAGAGGCCAAATATCTTCGAGGAAAAGATTTTCTAAATCGCAATTATAAAGATTTTGACTCGTGGTTCTAGAAGAATGTGGTCAAAGCTAAGGCAATCCTGAGAAAAGGGGCTTGTAAGTTCGTGGGTCACGGTAGAGACACATACATTTGGAGAGATCCTTGGATCCCTCATTTAAAAGGTTTCATTCCGAAACCAATGAGAGACATTCCGCCTGATTCGAACTGTGTGGCTGACCTTCTCACAAATTCTGGCTCGTGGGACATTTCTAAACTAAATAATCTATTTGACAAAGACACTGTCTCTGCTATTTTGAAAGGAGGCAACCCTTCGAGGCAGGAGGAGGATAAATGGGGCTGGACCTTAGAGTCTAACGGGAGATTCACAAGTAAATCAGCTTACCTAACTCAAGCGCAGGAAAGAGCCAGCCATTGTGTGG is a window from the Cannabis sativa cultivar Pink pepper isolate KNU-18-1 chromosome 1, ASM2916894v1, whole genome shotgun sequence genome containing:
- the LOC115707235 gene encoding heat stress transcription factor C-1, whose product is MGMEATTSNNVIAPFVMKTYQMVNDPMTDSLISWGHANNSFIVIEPLDFSQKILPAFFKHNNFSSFVRQLNTYGFRKVDPDRWEFANEWFLRGQKHLLKNITRKKHCNNNSGSSSTNTTTTTSNRGVISHTTFSASKQLDPTELDDEEIVMEITRLKEEQRTLEEELQGMTKRLETTERRPQQMMAFLYKVVEDPDILPRMMTQNKNHLTEKKRRLAISSATTSSNSSGGGAATAPTTAAGTSTNNSLKTEDEDDVVASEAGFELDSFYNFNQSSSSSPEYPPQPRWGAQRPARFISQEGFYNGYPGNSQNPISAVSVSRVPESMAAMASSSMPAPARFVSGYGNGSSSNSNSNSGQLGYFTGVVAGMESSDPAPPPYPFSLFGGGF